The following are from one region of the Amylibacter sp. IMCC11727 genome:
- the mmsB gene encoding 3-hydroxyisobutyrate dehydrogenase encodes MKIGFIGLGNMGAPMAANLAAAGHTVTGFDLVADTPEGVAKADTVIAAAAGQDAVITMLPNGEILQSVAGDIVAEMTKGAAFIDCSTVDVESARVVAEAATALGLHAVDAPVSGGIGGAAAGTLTFMAGGSEEAFALAEPLFDIMGQKAVHCGDSGAGQAAKICNNMILGITMLGTCEAFALADKLGLDRQKMFDVVSTSSGYSWSMNAYCPAPGVGPESPADNNYKPGFAAELMLKDLRLSQQAAVSANADTPMGQHATDLYATFVEEEDGEGKDFSAMLPRLEGRGRG; translated from the coding sequence ATGAAAATCGGATTTATCGGGTTGGGCAATATGGGCGCGCCTATGGCGGCTAATCTGGCGGCTGCGGGCCATACTGTGACGGGGTTTGATCTGGTTGCAGATACCCCTGAAGGTGTGGCAAAGGCTGATACCGTTATTGCTGCGGCGGCGGGCCAAGATGCGGTGATTACGATGCTGCCAAATGGCGAGATTTTGCAATCCGTTGCAGGGGATATCGTTGCAGAAATGACCAAAGGCGCTGCCTTTATTGATTGTTCCACGGTTGATGTAGAAAGCGCACGGGTTGTGGCCGAAGCGGCGACAGCCCTTGGCCTGCACGCGGTTGATGCCCCCGTTTCTGGTGGGATAGGCGGTGCGGCGGCGGGAACCCTAACGTTTATGGCAGGTGGATCGGAAGAGGCGTTTGCCTTGGCAGAGCCGTTGTTTGACATCATGGGCCAAAAGGCGGTGCATTGTGGGGACAGTGGCGCGGGGCAAGCGGCCAAAATCTGTAACAATATGATCCTAGGGATCACGATGCTGGGCACATGCGAAGCATTTGCTTTGGCAGATAAACTTGGGCTTGATCGGCAAAAAATGTTTGATGTGGTCAGCACGTCATCTGGGTATTCCTGGTCTATGAATGCCTATTGCCCTGCCCCAGGTGTGGGTCCTGAGTCCCCTGCGGATAACAATTACAAACCTGGATTTGCGGCGGAATTGATGCTGAAAGATTTGCGCCTGAGCCAGCAAGCGGCGGTGTCAGCCAATGCGGACACGCCGATGGGTCAACATGCGACGGATTTGTATGCCACGTTCGTTGAGGAGGAAGATGGCGAAGGAAAAGATTTCTCCGCCATGCTGCCGCGGCTTGAAGGACGAGGCCGAGGTTAA
- a CDS encoding LysR family transcriptional regulator: MDNWDDLRFVIALARYGSMANAARHLRTNTATVSRRIKRLNESAHTALFQKGATEWELTAEGRRLYEMAASFGEELDTFHSATHESDLSFQTVRVTGLEFLNDRILSNTIDVFHANHPNITLELSATDRNVSLAYGEADIALRLSRPNEGRLMTRRIANVNMGAFARAGQHSSDWIGLPYELDWTPEMKFGASFFGRPPAFRMSSFSSILNGMERTGLSGIAPHFMAAPFQKLEMLHAPKDACVREVWMLVHETRKADAGVRHTCKWIEESVAKALNS, translated from the coding sequence ATGGACAATTGGGATGATCTTCGGTTTGTGATCGCTCTGGCGCGGTATGGCTCCATGGCCAATGCTGCACGTCATTTGCGCACTAATACAGCCACTGTCTCGCGCCGCATCAAGCGCCTGAATGAAAGCGCGCATACGGCGTTGTTTCAAAAAGGTGCGACGGAATGGGAACTGACAGCTGAGGGACGTCGGCTTTATGAGATGGCCGCGAGTTTTGGTGAGGAGCTCGACACGTTTCATTCTGCTACGCATGAGAGTGATCTTTCATTTCAAACGGTGCGTGTGACTGGGCTTGAGTTTTTGAACGACCGAATCTTGTCCAACACTATTGATGTGTTTCATGCCAATCATCCCAACATCACGCTTGAACTTTCGGCTACGGATCGAAATGTAAGTTTGGCCTATGGGGAAGCGGATATTGCGTTGCGGTTGTCTCGTCCCAACGAAGGGCGGTTGATGACACGGCGGATCGCGAATGTGAATATGGGGGCTTTCGCGCGTGCAGGCCAGCACAGTTCCGATTGGATCGGCTTACCCTATGAGTTGGATTGGACACCAGAGATGAAGTTTGGTGCGTCTTTCTTTGGACGGCCGCCTGCGTTTCGCATGTCCTCTTTTTCAAGCATTCTGAACGGAATGGAGCGTACTGGATTGTCTGGCATCGCCCCGCACTTTATGGCCGCGCCGTTTCAAAAATTGGAAATGCTGCACGCGCCAAAAGATGCTTGTGTGCGGGAGGTTTGGATGTTGGTTCATGAAACACGCAAGGCAGATGCGGGTGTGCGCCATACGTGCAAGTGGATTGAAGAGTCTGTGGCAAAAGCATTGAATTCGTAG
- a CDS encoding lytic transglycosylase domain-containing protein — translation MRKTIAVMTALAVMGGPIATSADIIKSSKSRKRISNAHSSLIDKRLSKQYSSSSRLLPTNTNRLDIIPRYTGNYKGVYKPMAEAAARKYGIPVDLFNRLVQQESNWNPRAKSHAGAIGLAQLMPFTAKALGVNPHDPRQNLEGGARYLKQQYNKFRSWRLALAAYNAGPGAVEKHNGVPPYKETRNYVKKILGK, via the coding sequence GTGCGTAAAACGATTGCAGTAATGACGGCGTTGGCCGTGATGGGCGGGCCCATCGCGACGTCAGCAGATATCATCAAATCCTCGAAATCGCGCAAACGTATTTCCAATGCGCATTCGAGCCTGATTGATAAACGCCTGTCCAAACAATACTCCAGCTCCAGCCGTCTGTTGCCAACCAATACCAACCGTTTGGATATCATCCCACGCTACACTGGCAATTACAAAGGCGTATACAAACCAATGGCCGAGGCTGCGGCCCGTAAATACGGTATTCCCGTGGATTTGTTTAACCGTCTGGTTCAACAAGAAAGCAATTGGAACCCACGCGCCAAAAGCCACGCTGGCGCCATTGGCCTTGCGCAATTGATGCCGTTCACCGCCAAGGCATTGGGTGTAAACCCTCATGACCCACGCCAAAACCTCGAAGGTGGGGCGCGGTATCTCAAACAACAGTACAATAAATTCCGCAGCTGGCGTTTGGCGCTGGCCGCTTATAACGCGGGGCCAGGGGCCGTTGAAAAACACAACGGCGTGCCGCCTTACAAAGAAACCCGCAACTATGTGAAAAAGATTCTGGGCAAATAA
- a CDS encoding 3-hydroxyisobutyryl-CoA hydrolase has translation MDVHIRTKGHAGRITLHRPKALNALTYQMCLDIEAALDTWRDDDAVKLVVIDAEGDKAFCAGGDIQDLYDTAVAGDFAYGQRFWRDEYRLNQKIFNYPKPYVALMQGFVMGGGVGVSCHGSHRVVCDTSQIAMPECGIGLIPDVGGSLMLARAPGRLGEYLGTTGARMDAGNAIYAGFADCYVPKDDWSTLLRALEQTGDVGVIDAHTRPAPTASFSTLQVDIDRHFASTDMNDVMASLGEDETEFAASAIKLLRKKSPLSAAATPTLIERVRAADTIEAALSEEYKFTYRAAQHGDFIEGIKATIIDRSHTPKWRFATLADVGQSDVETMLAPLGDAAL, from the coding sequence ATGGATGTCCATATTCGCACAAAAGGCCATGCGGGGCGGATCACATTGCATCGGCCAAAGGCGCTGAATGCGCTGACCTATCAGATGTGTTTGGATATCGAAGCTGCGCTCGATACGTGGCGCGATGATGATGCGGTCAAGCTGGTGGTGATCGATGCCGAAGGGGACAAGGCGTTTTGTGCAGGAGGGGATATTCAGGACCTGTATGATACGGCTGTTGCAGGTGATTTCGCCTATGGGCAGAGGTTTTGGCGCGATGAATATCGGCTGAACCAAAAGATTTTCAATTACCCCAAACCCTATGTTGCGTTGATGCAAGGATTTGTCATGGGCGGTGGCGTTGGGGTGTCATGCCACGGATCGCACCGTGTGGTCTGTGACACGAGCCAGATTGCGATGCCAGAATGCGGTATTGGGCTGATCCCTGATGTTGGTGGGTCGCTGATGTTGGCCCGTGCGCCGGGGCGACTGGGTGAATATTTGGGCACAACGGGCGCGCGAATGGATGCGGGTAATGCGATTTATGCAGGGTTTGCGGATTGTTATGTGCCAAAGGATGATTGGTCCACGCTATTGCGCGCTCTGGAGCAAACGGGGGATGTTGGTGTAATAGACGCCCATACGCGCCCTGCCCCAACGGCATCTTTTTCGACACTGCAGGTGGATATTGATCGTCATTTTGCAAGCACGGATATGAACGATGTGATGGCGTCGTTGGGTGAGGATGAAACCGAATTTGCGGCGTCTGCCATAAAATTATTGCGTAAAAAAAGCCCACTGTCGGCCGCAGCCACGCCAACCCTGATTGAAAGAGTGCGTGCAGCAGATACGATTGAGGCGGCGCTGTCAGAGGAATATAAATTCACATATCGTGCAGCGCAGCATGGGGATTTCATCGAAGGCATCAAAGCCACCATCATTGATCGCAGCCACACGCCGAAATGGCGCTTTGCAACTTTGGCTGATGTGGGTCAAAGTGATGTGGAGACGATGCTTGCCCCGTTGGGCGATGCGGCACTTTAG
- a CDS encoding acyl-CoA dehydrogenase family protein — MDFALTEEQQAIFDMAYAFGQEKIAPFAMEWERAGTIPKELWSEVGELGFGGLYVSEEAGGAGLSRLDATLVFEALAMACPSVGSFLSIHNMVGGMIDKFGSPESKAKWLPDLVSLNKVFSYCLTEPGSGSDASALRTKADRTNEGYVLNGTKAFISGGGYSDAYVVMVRTGEDGPKGISTVVVEDGAVGLSYGALEDKMGWRSQPTAQVQFDDCKVAAENLIGEEGRGFSYAMAGLDGGRLNISAGALGGAQTALTTALNYMGERKAFGKTIDQFQALQFKVADMEIELQAARVFLRQAAWKLDTGAPDASKYCAMAKRFVTDVSFNVANDALQLHGGYGYLADYGVEKIVRDLRVHQILEGTNEIMRLITARHLLAERS, encoded by the coding sequence ATGGACTTTGCACTGACAGAGGAACAGCAAGCGATTTTCGATATGGCCTATGCGTTTGGCCAAGAAAAGATCGCGCCATTTGCAATGGAGTGGGAGCGTGCTGGAACAATCCCGAAAGAGCTGTGGTCTGAGGTTGGTGAACTGGGTTTTGGTGGATTGTACGTATCTGAAGAGGCTGGCGGCGCGGGTCTGTCGCGTCTTGATGCAACGTTAGTATTTGAAGCCTTGGCGATGGCCTGCCCGTCTGTTGGATCGTTTCTTTCGATCCACAATATGGTCGGCGGGATGATTGATAAGTTTGGATCCCCAGAGAGCAAGGCCAAATGGCTGCCTGATCTGGTGTCGCTGAACAAAGTGTTTTCCTATTGTTTGACAGAGCCTGGCAGCGGGTCGGATGCGTCTGCTTTGCGCACGAAGGCCGATCGCACGAACGAGGGTTATGTTCTGAACGGGACCAAGGCGTTTATTTCGGGCGGCGGATATTCGGATGCCTATGTGGTGATGGTGCGCACGGGTGAAGATGGGCCGAAGGGGATTTCGACAGTCGTGGTTGAAGATGGAGCAGTTGGCCTGTCTTATGGTGCGCTGGAAGACAAGATGGGGTGGCGTTCGCAACCCACAGCGCAGGTGCAATTTGATGATTGTAAGGTGGCGGCCGAAAACCTGATTGGCGAAGAAGGCCGCGGCTTTTCCTATGCTATGGCGGGATTGGATGGCGGACGATTAAACATTTCCGCAGGGGCATTGGGTGGTGCGCAAACGGCGTTGACCACTGCGTTGAATTACATGGGTGAGCGCAAGGCGTTCGGGAAAACCATTGATCAATTTCAGGCTTTACAATTTAAAGTCGCGGATATGGAGATTGAATTGCAAGCGGCGCGGGTGTTCTTGCGCCAAGCGGCATGGAAGCTCGACACAGGGGCGCCTGATGCGTCGAAATATTGTGCGATGGCCAAACGGTTTGTGACAGATGTTTCGTTCAATGTGGCCAATGATGCGCTGCAACTGCACGGGGGCTATGGCTATTTGGCGGATTATGGGGTTGAGAAGATTGTCCGCGATCTTCGAGTGCATCAAATCCTAGAAGGTACAAACGAAATTATGCGCCTGATTACAGCGCGGCATTTGTTGGCAGAGCGCAGCTGA
- the gyrA gene encoding DNA gyrase subunit A, translated as MSDETEDQPDVPADRPVFDGPSISIEEEMKSSYLDYAMSVIVSRAIPDLRDGLKPVHRRILYAMNEGGYTHDKAYRKAAKSVGDVMGSYHPHGDSAIYDSLVRMAQDFSMSLMLIDGQGNFGSMDGDNPAAMRYTEARLAKSAQSLLADLDKDTVDFQDNYDGKEREPTVLPAKYPNMLVNGAGGIAVGMATNIPPHNLGEVIDATHALIENPDLSSEDLMEYIPAPDFPTGGVILGRSGAKKAYVEGRGSVIMRAKTRIEEIRKDRFAIILEEIPYQVNKATMIEKIAELSRDKKIEGIAHVQDESDRVGVRVVVELKRDATPEVVLNQLYRFTQMQTSFGCNMLALNGGRPEQLTLRDFLTYFLSFREEVVARRTAFELRKARERSHVLCGLAVAVSNVDEIVATIRASADPAEAREKLMTRRWPAADIAEYIKLIDDPSHTMNDDGTYNLSEVQARAILDLRLQRLTAMGVKEVTDELQSLAAKITDYLDILRSRTRIMEIISNELTEVREQFAVPRRTEIVEHVEGFEDEDLIEREDMVVTITNSGYIKRTPLDEFRSQKRGGKGLQGMSTKDEDFVTTLFVANTHTPLLFFTTDGMVYKLKTWRLPPGGRTARGKAIVNILPIPSGVSIAAIMPVDRDEDEWDELQVIFATSAGTVRRNRLSDFANVMRNGKIAMKFEDDHANTRLINARICSEDDDIMLVTDSGRAIRFKSTDVRVFNSRASVGVRGILLKGESEVVSMSVIRHFEATPDERAAYLKMRRLMAGVADDAEVEEDEEGNADAAISQERYAEMSAAENLLLTITVDGAGKLSSSHDYPLRGRGGQGVMAMDSKMRGGSIISSFPVELGDQIMLATSTGQSIRVPVEGISFRSRSAGGVRVFNTGKDEKVVSVAYIAEQGDEDGDGDTSSGEVAPESSPSAE; from the coding sequence GTGAGCGACGAGACAGAAGACCAGCCAGACGTGCCCGCAGACCGCCCCGTATTTGACGGGCCATCCATCAGCATCGAAGAGGAGATGAAATCATCCTACCTCGACTATGCGATGTCGGTGATTGTTAGCCGTGCGATCCCTGATTTGCGTGACGGATTGAAGCCTGTTCACCGCCGTATTTTGTATGCGATGAATGAGGGGGGCTACACCCACGACAAAGCCTATCGGAAGGCTGCGAAGTCTGTTGGCGATGTGATGGGCAGCTATCACCCGCATGGGGACAGCGCGATTTACGACAGTTTGGTGCGTATGGCGCAGGATTTCTCCATGTCGCTGATGCTGATTGATGGTCAGGGGAATTTCGGTTCCATGGACGGGGACAACCCTGCGGCCATGCGATACACCGAGGCCCGTTTGGCGAAGTCTGCGCAGTCTTTGTTGGCAGATTTGGACAAAGACACGGTTGATTTCCAAGACAACTATGACGGTAAAGAACGTGAGCCCACTGTTCTGCCTGCAAAATACCCCAATATGCTGGTGAATGGCGCGGGTGGTATCGCGGTTGGTATGGCCACAAACATTCCGCCTCACAATTTGGGCGAAGTGATTGATGCAACCCATGCGTTGATCGAAAATCCCGATCTGTCCTCTGAGGATTTGATGGAATACATCCCTGCCCCAGATTTCCCAACGGGCGGTGTGATCCTTGGGCGGTCTGGAGCGAAGAAAGCCTATGTCGAAGGGCGTGGCTCGGTCATTATGCGGGCCAAAACGCGGATTGAGGAAATCCGTAAGGATCGTTTTGCGATTATTCTGGAAGAAATCCCGTATCAGGTGAACAAAGCCACGATGATCGAAAAGATCGCGGAATTGTCCCGCGATAAAAAGATTGAGGGCATTGCCCATGTTCAGGACGAATCTGATCGTGTTGGCGTGCGGGTGGTTGTGGAATTGAAACGGGATGCGACGCCAGAAGTGGTGTTGAACCAGCTTTACCGCTTTACCCAGATGCAAACATCCTTTGGCTGTAACATGCTGGCGTTGAATGGCGGGCGGCCAGAACAGCTGACGCTGCGCGATTTCTTGACCTATTTCTTGTCTTTCCGCGAAGAAGTTGTGGCACGCCGTACTGCATTTGAATTGCGTAAAGCACGCGAGCGCAGCCATGTGCTGTGTGGTTTGGCCGTGGCAGTGTCCAATGTGGATGAGATCGTTGCCACCATTCGTGCATCTGCGGATCCAGCAGAGGCCCGTGAAAAGTTGATGACGCGGCGCTGGCCGGCGGCTGATATTGCTGAGTATATCAAGCTGATCGATGATCCGAGCCATACAATGAACGACGATGGGACCTATAACCTGTCCGAAGTTCAAGCCCGTGCGATCCTTGATTTGCGGTTGCAGCGTTTGACGGCCATGGGCGTTAAGGAAGTGACGGATGAGTTGCAATCCTTGGCTGCGAAAATCACGGATTATCTGGATATTTTGCGGTCCCGCACGCGGATCATGGAAATCATCAGCAACGAGCTGACAGAAGTGCGCGAACAGTTTGCTGTGCCACGGCGCACGGAAATTGTGGAACACGTTGAAGGGTTTGAAGACGAAGACCTGATCGAGCGCGAAGATATGGTGGTGACCATCACCAACTCTGGCTACATCAAACGCACGCCTTTGGATGAGTTCCGCTCGCAAAAACGGGGTGGCAAAGGCCTGCAAGGCATGTCCACCAAAGACGAGGATTTCGTCACGACCCTGTTTGTGGCCAATACCCATACGCCGCTGCTGTTCTTCACCACCGATGGGATGGTTTATAAGCTGAAAACGTGGCGTTTGCCTCCAGGTGGGCGCACAGCCCGCGGCAAGGCGATTGTGAACATTCTGCCGATCCCATCTGGTGTGTCCATCGCGGCCATTATGCCCGTGGATCGGGACGAGGATGAGTGGGACGAGTTGCAGGTGATTTTCGCCACGAGCGCGGGCACAGTGCGCCGTAACCGCTTGTCCGATTTCGCCAATGTGATGCGCAACGGTAAGATCGCGATGAAATTCGAAGATGATCACGCGAACACCCGTTTGATCAATGCGCGCATTTGTTCCGAAGACGACGATATCATGTTGGTCACGGATTCTGGCCGTGCGATCCGCTTTAAATCCACCGATGTGCGTGTGTTTAACTCGCGTGCGTCTGTTGGGGTGCGTGGCATCCTGCTTAAGGGGGAATCTGAAGTCGTTTCCATGTCTGTCATTCGCCATTTTGAGGCAACACCTGATGAACGGGCGGCGTATTTGAAAATGCGCCGATTGATGGCTGGTGTGGCCGATGATGCAGAGGTCGAAGAGGATGAAGAAGGCAACGCGGATGCGGCGATTTCGCAAGAGCGCTATGCCGAAATGTCCGCGGCGGAGAACTTGTTGCTAACCATTACGGTGGATGGCGCTGGGAAACTGTCGTCGAGCCATGATTACCCATTACGCGGACGTGGCGGCCAAGGTGTGATGGCCATGGACAGCAAAATGCGGGGTGGTTCGATTATTTCGTCCTTCCCAGTTGAATTGGGTGATCAGATCATGCTGGCCACCTCCACGGGGCAATCCATCCGTGTTCCTGTTGAGGGCATTTCGTTCCGATCCCGCAGTGCGGGCGGTGTTCGTGTGTTCAACACTGGCAAAGACGAGAAAGTTGTTTCCGTCGCTTACATCGCCGAACAAGGGGATGAAGACGGTGATGGGGATACATCCTCTGGTGAAGTAGCCCCTGAAAGCTCGCCATCTGCGGAATAA
- the uvrA gene encoding excinuclease ABC subunit UvrA, with protein MAELKNIEIRGAREHNLKSVDVNIPRDQLVVITGLSGSGKSSLAFDTIYAEGQRRYVESLSAYARQFLDMMQKPDVDHISGLSPAISIEQKTTSKNPRSTVGTVTEIYDYMRLLFARVGTPYSPATGLPIEAQQVSEMVDRIMTMEDGTRAYLLAPIVRDRKGEYRKEFAELKKSGFQRVKVNGEFYELDEPPTLDKKFRHNIDVVVDRLVVKEGLETRLADSLRTALDLADGIAILETAPKEGDPERITFSENFACPVSGFTIPEIEPRLFSFNAPFGACPECDGLGVELFFDERLVVPDPTISLYNGALAPWAKGKSPYFRQTIEAIAKHYEFDKDAAWRDLPKHVQQVMLHGSHDEEIKFRYDEGGRVYEVSRAFEGIIPNMERRYRETDSNWIREEFERYQNNRHCGVCDGYRLRPEALAVKMGGQHVGQVVEMSIAEALEWADQIPSELSDQKNEIARAILKEIRERLGFLVNVGLNYLTLSRNSGTLSGGESQRIRLASQIGSGLTGVLYVLDEPSIGLHQRDNDRLLTTLKNLRDQGNTVIVVEHDEEAIREADYVLDIGPGAGVHGGEIIGKGTPAQIAKNKKSITGQYLTGKRKIEIPAERRTGNGKSIVVEGATGNNLKNVTAEYPLGTFCCITGVSGGGKSTLTIETLFKTASMRLNGAKQTPAPCDTIKGLQYLDKVIDIDQRPIGRTPRSNPATYTGAFTPIRDWFAGLPEAKARGYKPGRFSFNVKGGRCEACQGDGVIKIEMHFLPDVYVTCESCDGKRYNRETLEVLFKGKSIADVLDMTVEDAEQFFQAVPSIRDKMTALLRVGLGYIKVGQQATTLSGGEAQRVKLSKELSKRSTGRTLYILDEPTTGLHFEDVRKLLEVLHELVDQGNSVLVIEHNLDVIKTADHIIDIGPEGGDGGGEIVATGTPEEVAQSTLSHTGRYLKDMLGAKSVAAE; from the coding sequence ATGGCTGAGCTAAAAAACATCGAAATTCGCGGCGCACGCGAGCATAATTTGAAATCCGTGGACGTGAACATCCCGCGGGATCAGTTGGTGGTGATCACAGGGCTGTCAGGCTCAGGTAAATCGTCTTTGGCGTTTGATACAATTTACGCCGAAGGCCAGCGCCGATACGTTGAATCCCTTTCCGCCTATGCCCGCCAATTCCTTGATATGATGCAAAAACCAGATGTGGATCACATTTCTGGCCTGTCACCTGCCATTTCGATTGAACAGAAAACCACATCGAAAAACCCCCGTTCCACTGTGGGCACAGTGACCGAGATTTACGATTACATGCGGCTGTTGTTCGCCCGCGTTGGCACACCGTATTCCCCTGCGACAGGGCTACCAATCGAAGCACAGCAAGTCTCTGAAATGGTTGATCGTATCATGACCATGGAAGACGGCACGCGGGCATACCTACTTGCCCCGATTGTGCGTGACCGAAAAGGCGAATACCGCAAAGAATTTGCCGAGCTGAAAAAATCTGGCTTTCAACGGGTGAAAGTAAACGGTGAGTTCTATGAATTGGACGAACCTCCCACGCTCGATAAGAAATTCCGCCATAACATTGATGTGGTCGTAGATCGCTTGGTGGTGAAGGAAGGTCTTGAAACCCGTCTCGCTGACAGTTTGCGCACCGCCCTCGATCTCGCTGATGGTATCGCCATTCTGGAAACGGCCCCCAAAGAAGGCGATCCCGAACGTATCACATTCTCTGAAAACTTCGCCTGTCCTGTTTCGGGGTTCACCATTCCCGAAATTGAACCGCGCTTGTTCTCGTTCAACGCACCCTTTGGGGCCTGTCCTGAATGTGATGGCCTTGGCGTTGAGCTGTTCTTTGATGAACGCCTTGTCGTGCCCGATCCAACCATAAGCTTGTACAACGGCGCGCTCGCACCGTGGGCCAAAGGGAAATCCCCATATTTCCGCCAAACCATCGAAGCCATCGCCAAACACTATGAATTTGACAAAGACGCCGCATGGCGCGATCTGCCCAAACACGTGCAACAGGTGATGCTGCACGGCTCGCATGATGAAGAAATCAAATTCCGCTATGACGAAGGTGGCCGCGTTTACGAAGTATCCCGCGCCTTTGAAGGGATCATCCCCAACATGGAACGTCGTTATCGCGAAACGGACAGCAACTGGATTCGCGAAGAATTTGAACGCTATCAAAACAACCGCCATTGCGGCGTTTGTGATGGCTATCGTCTGCGCCCCGAAGCATTAGCCGTTAAAATGGGCGGACAGCACGTTGGCCAAGTGGTAGAAATGTCCATCGCCGAAGCACTTGAGTGGGCCGACCAAATCCCATCAGAGCTTAGCGACCAAAAAAACGAAATTGCCCGCGCCATTCTTAAAGAAATCCGCGAACGCCTCGGGTTCCTCGTAAACGTAGGCCTGAATTACCTCACCCTGTCGCGCAATTCTGGCACGCTCTCAGGTGGGGAAAGCCAACGCATCCGCTTGGCGAGCCAAATCGGCTCTGGACTGACGGGGGTTTTATATGTGCTTGATGAGCCCTCCATCGGTCTCCATCAACGCGACAATGATCGCCTTTTGACCACGCTGAAAAACCTACGCGATCAGGGCAACACCGTCATCGTTGTTGAACACGACGAAGAAGCCATTCGTGAAGCAGACTATGTGCTCGACATCGGCCCAGGTGCAGGGGTTCACGGTGGCGAAATCATTGGCAAAGGTACGCCCGCTCAAATTGCCAAAAACAAAAAATCCATTACGGGACAGTACCTTACGGGCAAACGAAAAATTGAAATCCCGGCGGAACGGCGCACAGGCAACGGCAAAAGCATTGTCGTTGAAGGGGCCACTGGCAACAACCTGAAAAACGTGACAGCAGAATATCCACTCGGCACATTTTGCTGCATCACGGGTGTATCAGGGGGCGGGAAATCCACTCTGACAATCGAAACCTTGTTCAAAACCGCCTCGATGCGTTTGAACGGAGCCAAACAGACACCCGCACCCTGTGACACGATCAAAGGGCTGCAATACCTCGACAAAGTCATCGACATTGATCAACGCCCCATCGGGCGCACCCCTCGATCCAACCCAGCCACGTACACTGGGGCCTTCACACCAATCCGCGATTGGTTTGCGGGCCTGCCCGAAGCAAAAGCACGCGGCTATAAACCCGGTCGGTTCTCTTTCAACGTTAAGGGCGGCCGTTGCGAGGCGTGCCAAGGGGACGGCGTCATCAAAATCGAAATGCACTTCCTGCCCGATGTGTATGTCACCTGCGAAAGCTGTGATGGCAAACGCTACAACCGCGAAACACTCGAAGTGCTGTTCAAAGGCAAATCCATCGCAGACGTACTTGATATGACCGTCGAAGATGCCGAACAATTCTTTCAAGCCGTTCCTTCGATCCGCGATAAAATGACCGCGCTTTTGCGCGTTGGCCTTGGCTATATCAAGGTGGGTCAGCAAGCCACAACTCTATCAGGTGGCGAAGCACAGCGCGTGAAATTGTCCAAAGAACTCAGCAAACGATCCACAGGACGAACACTTTACATCTTGGATGAACCAACAACGGGCCTACATTTCGAAGATGTTCGAAAACTGCTAGAAGTACTGCATGAATTGGTCGATCAGGGCAATTCTGTGTTGGTTATTGAACATAATTTGGATGTCATCAAAACCGCAGACCACATCATCGACATCGGCCCAGAAGGCGGCGATGGCGGCGGCGAGATCGTGGCCACAGGCACACCCGAAGAGGTGGCGCAAAGCACGCTCAGCCACACGGGGCGGTATCTAAAGGACATGCTCGGTGCAAAATCCGTAGCCGCCGAATAA
- the ssb gene encoding single-stranded DNA-binding protein, whose amino-acid sequence MAGSLNKVMIIGNLGRDPEVRSFQNGGKVCNLTVATSERWRDKNTGENREKTEWHRVAIFSEGLVRVCEQYLRKGSKVFIEGQLQTRKWQDQSGNDRYSTEVVIQGYNGTLTMLDGRDGGGGGYGGGDSGGGYDQGGGYGSGGSFGGGSQGGPQGGGGSSDLDDEIPF is encoded by the coding sequence ATGGCCGGTAGTTTGAATAAAGTAATGATCATCGGAAATCTGGGGCGTGACCCAGAGGTGCGTTCGTTTCAGAATGGCGGCAAGGTCTGTAACCTGACCGTTGCCACATCTGAACGCTGGCGTGATAAAAACACAGGTGAAAACCGCGAAAAGACGGAATGGCACCGCGTTGCGATTTTTTCTGAAGGTTTGGTGCGCGTCTGCGAGCAATATCTGCGTAAAGGCTCCAAAGTCTTTATCGAAGGCCAATTGCAAACACGCAAGTGGCAGGACCAAAGCGGCAACGACCGGTATTCCACAGAGGTGGTGATCCAAGGGTATAACGGCACTTTGACCATGCTGGATGGCCGCGATGGTGGCGGTGGCGGCTATGGCGGCGGCGACAGCGGTGGTGGCTATGACCAAGGGGGCGGTTACGGCAGTGGCGGCAGCTTTGGCGGCGGATCACAGGGCGGCCCACAAGGGGGTGGCGGCAGCTCTGATCTTGATGACGAAATCCCGTTCTAA